One window of the Actinomycetota bacterium genome contains the following:
- a CDS encoding helix-turn-helix transcriptional regulator: MDWSDVEAGDCSVTRTVDLLGDGWSVLVLRDVFNGVRRFDDLTAHLGISRSVLTDRLARLVDAGVLERRPYREPGDRERFEYRLTGKGRDLQTVLVALMDYGDRWLRHEDGGPPVVLRHDECDTEVHARLVCDHGHVVTDRRTVRLDPLD; this comes from the coding sequence CTGGACTGGAGCGACGTCGAAGCGGGTGACTGCTCGGTGACCCGGACCGTCGACCTGCTCGGCGACGGCTGGTCGGTGCTCGTCCTGCGCGACGTCTTCAACGGCGTGCGCCGCTTCGATGACCTCACCGCTCACCTGGGGATCTCGCGCAGCGTGCTGACCGACCGGCTCGCCCGGCTCGTCGACGCGGGGGTGTTGGAGCGGCGCCCGTACCGCGAGCCGGGTGACCGCGAGCGCTTCGAGTACCGCCTGACCGGGAAGGGGCGTGACCTGCAGACCGTGCTCGTCGCGCTCATGGACTACGGCGATCGCTGGCTGCGCCACGAGGACGGCGGCCCGCCGGTCGTGCTGCGGCACGACGAATGCGACACCGAGGTGCACGCGCGGCTGGTGTGCGACCACGGCCACGTCGTCACCGATCGCCGCACCGTCCGCCTCGATCCGCTCGACTGA
- a CDS encoding cyclic nucleotide-binding domain-containing protein, translated as MSTTWDTKLARLGEVPLFEGCDRREVRAIGRLGDLTTRPAGTVLTREGRWGGEALVIVDGVAIVTYRGRSVADLGAGDVVGVVAALHPGAQPTTVTATTEVELLVFDPRAFRSLLELVPVVARRILTQTTGRLAAA; from the coding sequence ATGTCGACGACCTGGGATACCAAGTTGGCCCGGCTGGGCGAGGTCCCGCTGTTCGAGGGCTGCGACCGCCGCGAGGTCCGCGCGATCGGCCGCCTCGGTGATCTCACCACGCGCCCCGCCGGCACCGTGCTGACCCGCGAGGGACGCTGGGGCGGCGAGGCTCTGGTCATCGTCGACGGGGTCGCCATCGTCACGTACCGAGGCAGGAGCGTGGCCGACCTCGGCGCGGGAGACGTCGTGGGGGTGGTCGCGGCTCTGCACCCGGGTGCCCAGCCCACGACCGTGACCGCTACCACCGAAGTCGAGCTGCTCGTGTTCGACCCACGCGCGTTCCGCTCGCTGCTCGAACTCGTGCCCGTCGTGGCCCGCCGGATCCTGACGCAGACGACGGGGCGCCTCGCCGCCGCGTAG